In one Grus americana isolate bGruAme1 chromosome 1, bGruAme1.mat, whole genome shotgun sequence genomic region, the following are encoded:
- the RCBTB2 gene encoding RCC1 and BTB domain-containing protein 2 isoform X2 yields MEDASPPSQGVSVKVLEATLLSALKMLDVGKWPIFSLCSQEELKLIRQACVFGSAGNEVLYATENDEVFVLGMNCSGCLGTGDMQSTIEPRRLDSLCGKKIACLSYGSGPHVVLATEEGEVYTWGHNAYSQLGNGTTNHGFVPCQVSTNLVNKKVIEVACGSHHSMVLTSDGEVYTWGYNNSGQVGSGSTANQPIPRRVTSCLQNKIVVNIACGQMCSMAVVENGEVYVWGYNGNGQLGLGSSGNQPTPCRIAALQGIRVQRVACGYAHTLVLTDEGQIYAWGANSYGQLGTGNKSNASYPTTVVVDKDRVIEIAACHSAHTSAAKTQSGQVYMWGQCRGQSVILPHLTHFACTDDVFACFATPAVMWRLLSVEPDDHLTVAQSLKKEFDNPETADLKFLVDGKYIHVHKVLLKIRCEHFRSILNNDDEIIEMSEFSYPVYRAFLEYLYTDNIRLPPEDAIGLLDLATLYRENRLKKLCQQTIKQGISEENAIALLSAAVKYEAQDLEEFCFRFCINHLTVVTQTQGFAEMDHDLLKNFISKASRVGAFRN; encoded by the exons ATGGAGGATGCATCTCCTCCTTCTCAAGGAGTCAGTGTCAAG GTCTTGGAGGCAACATTATTGTCAGCCCTGAAGATGCTGGATGTTGGGAAATGGccaattttttctctctgttcccaAGAGGAGCTCAAGTTAATTCGTCAAGCCTGTGTATTTGGCAGTGCTGGTAATGAAGTATTGTATGCAACTGAAAATGACGAG GTTTTTGTGCTTGGCATGAACTGCAGTGGGTGTTTGGGAACAGGTGACATGCAAAGCACTATTGAACCAAGGAGGTTAGATTCTCTATGTGGCAAAAAGATAGCCTGTCTGAGTTATGGAAGTGGCCCTCATGTTGTTCTTGCTACAGAAG aaGGAGAAGTGTATACATGGGGCCATAATGCTTATAGTCAGTTGGGCAATGGTACAACAAATCATGGTTTCGTTCCCTGTCAAGTCTCTACTAACTTGGTGAACAAGAAAGTCATTGAAGTTGCCTGTGGCTCTCATCATTCTATGGTGTTAACATCTGACGGAGAG GTGTACACGTGGGGTTATAATAACTCAGGCCAAGTTGGATCTGGTTCAACAGCTAATCAACCAATTCCTCGAAGAGTTACCAGCTgcctacaaaataaaatagtagTTAATATAGCTTGTGGACAGATGTGCTCTATGGCTGTGGTGGAAAATGGAGAG GTCTATGTCTGGGGTTACAATGGTAATGGCCAGCTTGGACTGGGCAGCAGCGGCAATCAGCCAACACCGTGCCGAATAGCAGCTTTGCAAGGCATTCGTGTGCAGCGG GTTGCCTGTGGCTATGCACATACATTAGTGCTAACAGATGAAGGTCAGATTTATGCCTGGGGCGCCAATTCATACGGCCAGTTAGGTACTGGGAATAAAAGTAACGCGTCTTACCCCACAACAGTTGTTGTGGATAAGGACAG AGTTATAGAGATTGCAGCCTGTCACTCTGCTCACACGTCGGCTGCCAAGACCCAGAGCGGCCAGGTGTACATGTGGGGCCAATGCCGTGGGCAGTCAGTGATCCTTCCCCACCTCACTCACTTTGCCTGCACTGACGAtgtgtttgcttgctttgctACCCCTGCCGTTATGTGGCGTCTTCTGTCAGTAG AGCCTGATGACCATCTAACAGTAGCCCAGTCACTAAAGAAGGAATTTGACAACCCTGAAACTGCAGACCTGAAGTTTCTAGTGGACGGAAAATACATTCATGTTCATAAAGTTCTTCTCAAAATTAG GTGTGAACATTTTCGTTCCATACTGAATAATGATGATGAAATTATAGAAATGAGTGAATTTTCTTATCCTGTTTACCGTGCCTTCCTGGAATACCTGTATACAGACAACATTAGGCTCCCTCCTGAAGATGCAATAG GACTTCTAGATTTGGCAACACTGTATAGAGAAAACAGATTGAAAAAGCTTTGCCAGCAAACAATCAAACAAGGTATTTCTGAAGAGAATGCCATTGCTCTTCTTTCCGCCGCTGTCAAATATGAAGCTCAG GACTTGGAAGAATTTTGCTTCAGATTTTGCATAAACCATTTAACTGTTGTTACACAAACTCAAGGCTTTGCAGAAATGGACCACGATCTCCTGAAAAACTTCATTAGCAAAGCAAGCAGAGTGGGGGCGTTCCGAAATTGA
- the RCBTB2 gene encoding RCC1 and BTB domain-containing protein 2 isoform X3: MSMFAEQLEEWSCRGTQGQIHMEDASPPSQGVSVKVLEATLLSALKMLDVGKWPIFSLCSQEELKLIRQACVFGSAGNEVLYATENDEVFVLGMNCSGCLGTGDMQSTIEPRRLDSLCGKKIACLSYGSGPHVVLATEEGEVYTWGHNAYSQLGNGTTNHGFVPCQVSTNLVNKKVIEVACGSHHSMVLTSDGEVYTWGYNNSGQVGSGSTANQPIPRRVTSCLQNKIVVNIACGQMCSMAVVENGEVYVWGYNGNGQLGLGSSGNQPTPCRIAALQGIRVQRVACGYAHTLVLTDEGQIYAWGANSYGQLGTGNKSNASYPTTVVVDKDRVIEIAACHSAHTSAAKTQSGQVYMWGQCRGQSVILPHLTHFACTDDVFACFATPAVMWRLLSVEPDDHLTVAQSLKKEFDNPETADLKFLVDGKYIHVHKVLLKIRCEHFRSILNNDDEIIEMSEFSYPVYRAFLEYLYTDNIRLPPEDAIGLLDLATLYRENRLKKLCQQTIKQGISEENAIALLSAAVKYEAQDLEEFCFRFCINHLTVVTQTQGFAEMDHDLLKNFISKASRVGAFRN, translated from the exons ATGTCTATGTTTGCAGAACAGCTTGAAGAATGGAGTTGCAGg GGGACACAAGGACAAATCCATATGGAGGATGCATCTCCTCCTTCTCAAGGAGTCAGTGTCAAG GTCTTGGAGGCAACATTATTGTCAGCCCTGAAGATGCTGGATGTTGGGAAATGGccaattttttctctctgttcccaAGAGGAGCTCAAGTTAATTCGTCAAGCCTGTGTATTTGGCAGTGCTGGTAATGAAGTATTGTATGCAACTGAAAATGACGAG GTTTTTGTGCTTGGCATGAACTGCAGTGGGTGTTTGGGAACAGGTGACATGCAAAGCACTATTGAACCAAGGAGGTTAGATTCTCTATGTGGCAAAAAGATAGCCTGTCTGAGTTATGGAAGTGGCCCTCATGTTGTTCTTGCTACAGAAG aaGGAGAAGTGTATACATGGGGCCATAATGCTTATAGTCAGTTGGGCAATGGTACAACAAATCATGGTTTCGTTCCCTGTCAAGTCTCTACTAACTTGGTGAACAAGAAAGTCATTGAAGTTGCCTGTGGCTCTCATCATTCTATGGTGTTAACATCTGACGGAGAG GTGTACACGTGGGGTTATAATAACTCAGGCCAAGTTGGATCTGGTTCAACAGCTAATCAACCAATTCCTCGAAGAGTTACCAGCTgcctacaaaataaaatagtagTTAATATAGCTTGTGGACAGATGTGCTCTATGGCTGTGGTGGAAAATGGAGAG GTCTATGTCTGGGGTTACAATGGTAATGGCCAGCTTGGACTGGGCAGCAGCGGCAATCAGCCAACACCGTGCCGAATAGCAGCTTTGCAAGGCATTCGTGTGCAGCGG GTTGCCTGTGGCTATGCACATACATTAGTGCTAACAGATGAAGGTCAGATTTATGCCTGGGGCGCCAATTCATACGGCCAGTTAGGTACTGGGAATAAAAGTAACGCGTCTTACCCCACAACAGTTGTTGTGGATAAGGACAG AGTTATAGAGATTGCAGCCTGTCACTCTGCTCACACGTCGGCTGCCAAGACCCAGAGCGGCCAGGTGTACATGTGGGGCCAATGCCGTGGGCAGTCAGTGATCCTTCCCCACCTCACTCACTTTGCCTGCACTGACGAtgtgtttgcttgctttgctACCCCTGCCGTTATGTGGCGTCTTCTGTCAGTAG AGCCTGATGACCATCTAACAGTAGCCCAGTCACTAAAGAAGGAATTTGACAACCCTGAAACTGCAGACCTGAAGTTTCTAGTGGACGGAAAATACATTCATGTTCATAAAGTTCTTCTCAAAATTAG GTGTGAACATTTTCGTTCCATACTGAATAATGATGATGAAATTATAGAAATGAGTGAATTTTCTTATCCTGTTTACCGTGCCTTCCTGGAATACCTGTATACAGACAACATTAGGCTCCCTCCTGAAGATGCAATAG GACTTCTAGATTTGGCAACACTGTATAGAGAAAACAGATTGAAAAAGCTTTGCCAGCAAACAATCAAACAAGGTATTTCTGAAGAGAATGCCATTGCTCTTCTTTCCGCCGCTGTCAAATATGAAGCTCAG GACTTGGAAGAATTTTGCTTCAGATTTTGCATAAACCATTTAACTGTTGTTACACAAACTCAAGGCTTTGCAGAAATGGACCACGATCTCCTGAAAAACTTCATTAGCAAAGCAAGCAGAGTGGGGGCGTTCCGAAATTGA
- the RCBTB2 gene encoding RCC1 and BTB domain-containing protein 2 isoform X1, producing the protein MAGAGGALERFPPPGRPRRQACRVCRARGLPGPRLEAVLREDKGTQGQIHMEDASPPSQGVSVKVLEATLLSALKMLDVGKWPIFSLCSQEELKLIRQACVFGSAGNEVLYATENDEVFVLGMNCSGCLGTGDMQSTIEPRRLDSLCGKKIACLSYGSGPHVVLATEEGEVYTWGHNAYSQLGNGTTNHGFVPCQVSTNLVNKKVIEVACGSHHSMVLTSDGEVYTWGYNNSGQVGSGSTANQPIPRRVTSCLQNKIVVNIACGQMCSMAVVENGEVYVWGYNGNGQLGLGSSGNQPTPCRIAALQGIRVQRVACGYAHTLVLTDEGQIYAWGANSYGQLGTGNKSNASYPTTVVVDKDRVIEIAACHSAHTSAAKTQSGQVYMWGQCRGQSVILPHLTHFACTDDVFACFATPAVMWRLLSVEPDDHLTVAQSLKKEFDNPETADLKFLVDGKYIHVHKVLLKIRCEHFRSILNNDDEIIEMSEFSYPVYRAFLEYLYTDNIRLPPEDAIGLLDLATLYRENRLKKLCQQTIKQGISEENAIALLSAAVKYEAQDLEEFCFRFCINHLTVVTQTQGFAEMDHDLLKNFISKASRVGAFRN; encoded by the exons GGGACACAAGGACAAATCCATATGGAGGATGCATCTCCTCCTTCTCAAGGAGTCAGTGTCAAG GTCTTGGAGGCAACATTATTGTCAGCCCTGAAGATGCTGGATGTTGGGAAATGGccaattttttctctctgttcccaAGAGGAGCTCAAGTTAATTCGTCAAGCCTGTGTATTTGGCAGTGCTGGTAATGAAGTATTGTATGCAACTGAAAATGACGAG GTTTTTGTGCTTGGCATGAACTGCAGTGGGTGTTTGGGAACAGGTGACATGCAAAGCACTATTGAACCAAGGAGGTTAGATTCTCTATGTGGCAAAAAGATAGCCTGTCTGAGTTATGGAAGTGGCCCTCATGTTGTTCTTGCTACAGAAG aaGGAGAAGTGTATACATGGGGCCATAATGCTTATAGTCAGTTGGGCAATGGTACAACAAATCATGGTTTCGTTCCCTGTCAAGTCTCTACTAACTTGGTGAACAAGAAAGTCATTGAAGTTGCCTGTGGCTCTCATCATTCTATGGTGTTAACATCTGACGGAGAG GTGTACACGTGGGGTTATAATAACTCAGGCCAAGTTGGATCTGGTTCAACAGCTAATCAACCAATTCCTCGAAGAGTTACCAGCTgcctacaaaataaaatagtagTTAATATAGCTTGTGGACAGATGTGCTCTATGGCTGTGGTGGAAAATGGAGAG GTCTATGTCTGGGGTTACAATGGTAATGGCCAGCTTGGACTGGGCAGCAGCGGCAATCAGCCAACACCGTGCCGAATAGCAGCTTTGCAAGGCATTCGTGTGCAGCGG GTTGCCTGTGGCTATGCACATACATTAGTGCTAACAGATGAAGGTCAGATTTATGCCTGGGGCGCCAATTCATACGGCCAGTTAGGTACTGGGAATAAAAGTAACGCGTCTTACCCCACAACAGTTGTTGTGGATAAGGACAG AGTTATAGAGATTGCAGCCTGTCACTCTGCTCACACGTCGGCTGCCAAGACCCAGAGCGGCCAGGTGTACATGTGGGGCCAATGCCGTGGGCAGTCAGTGATCCTTCCCCACCTCACTCACTTTGCCTGCACTGACGAtgtgtttgcttgctttgctACCCCTGCCGTTATGTGGCGTCTTCTGTCAGTAG AGCCTGATGACCATCTAACAGTAGCCCAGTCACTAAAGAAGGAATTTGACAACCCTGAAACTGCAGACCTGAAGTTTCTAGTGGACGGAAAATACATTCATGTTCATAAAGTTCTTCTCAAAATTAG GTGTGAACATTTTCGTTCCATACTGAATAATGATGATGAAATTATAGAAATGAGTGAATTTTCTTATCCTGTTTACCGTGCCTTCCTGGAATACCTGTATACAGACAACATTAGGCTCCCTCCTGAAGATGCAATAG GACTTCTAGATTTGGCAACACTGTATAGAGAAAACAGATTGAAAAAGCTTTGCCAGCAAACAATCAAACAAGGTATTTCTGAAGAGAATGCCATTGCTCTTCTTTCCGCCGCTGTCAAATATGAAGCTCAG GACTTGGAAGAATTTTGCTTCAGATTTTGCATAAACCATTTAACTGTTGTTACACAAACTCAAGGCTTTGCAGAAATGGACCACGATCTCCTGAAAAACTTCATTAGCAAAGCAAGCAGAGTGGGGGCGTTCCGAAATTGA